A single window of Cytophagales bacterium DNA harbors:
- a CDS encoding type II toxin-antitoxin system HicA family toxin, with the protein MKRNTFIKHLKLHNCYFFREGTKHSIYKNFTNGYKTSVPRHPTLRKYTCIEICKQLEIPSPF; encoded by the coding sequence ATTAAACATCTTAAATTACATAACTGCTATTTTTTTAGAGAAGGTACAAAACACAGCATATACAAAAACTTTACAAATGGATATAAAACGTCAGTTCCGAGGCACCCTACACTGAGAAAATACACTTGTATTGAAATTTGTAAGCAATTAGAGATCCCTTCCCCTTTTTAA